Genomic segment of Mycobacterium sp. 050128:
AGGTGAAACGGCTGAAGGTCGGCGCTGCCCGGCGCTTTTCGTCGGCAACGCAGGAAACACTGATCGCGGATCTGCGCGAGATTCTGGCCCCGCGATATGCCACCCGCGCCCGCGAACTCGCGAGCCGAATGACCAAACCCGCCGAAAGCATCGGCCGCGCCGCCGATCTCCTAGAGGATGCGGCCCGCAGAAATGCATCCGTTTGAGCGGGTCACCGCACCGGCTTGAGCAGCAGGCCCTGCCCAGTGGGCAGCGCACAGATCGCCACACCGAATTCGGCCGCCAAGGCATCCATCGCGGCACGCTGCTCGTCGCGCCCCCGATTCGCGTAGTCGTCGAGGAGCACTACGGCACCCGGCGTGAGCCGTGGCCAAAAATGACGCAGCGCCGCGACTTCGGGTGGCGCACAGTTCATGTCGATGTGTAGGTAAGCCACCGTCTGCGCCTCGACTTCGTCGAGGGTTTCCGGAACCGCACCGACGATGATGCGCTGATTTTTCCACTGGGCGAAATTGGCGCGGACGCCGTCGACTCCGCTGACGTACATCCCATTGCGCAGCTTCAACTGGCTTCGCTCATACTCGCCGGATTCGCGTTCCGCCTCCGTGACGAAGCGCGAATCGATTCCGGCGAAGGTGTCGAGCAGATAGAAGGTTTTGCCCAGGCTGTCCCAGTCCAGGTACTCCATGATGGCGCTGCTCAAGAACCCGTAGCTGACGCCACACTCGACGAAATCGCCGTCCAGCCGGCTCGCGGTCTTCGCCGCCCACAGCCCGACGTGCACCCGCCACTGCCACTGATACCAGTCCTGGTCAGGCAGGGCACGCGCGCCACGTTTGTAGGCGCGTTGGAACGCTGGATCGTCCAGGAACGCGTCGTTGTGGAAGCTGATCAGGCCGTCGCTTGCGTACACGTCGGGCAGCACCTTGCGCGCGAGCCAATACTCACCGCGCACCCACCACATCAGGAGGCGAGTCTTAACGTCTAGACCGTTTGCCACGGCGGCAACCATAACATTGGCGCCCACCGCGTCTCCGTCGAATGGGATGGGTTCACCGCCAACTTAGTTGACCAATTGCGTTGCACAGGATCACGCAAACACGTTCTTAGGCATGGGTTTACGGCGAGCGGCGATTGCCGTCCGTGCATTGCGAAACCGGATTATGACCTAAGGCCGTGTGGTGGTCATGGCTTGCGCCACAGCACACCGGTGCCGTCGATTTCCTCGATTTCGGCGGTTATTCCGTGCTTATCGCGGTAGTCGGCCACCGCTTGCTCACACGCTTTCAGTGCGTGGTAGTCGTCGATGATGCAGTAACCGCCCGACGACAGGCGTGGGTAGAGCGCATCGAGTGCCTGAATGGTCGATTCATAGAGATCGCCGTCGAGCCGCAGCACCGCAATCTGCTCGATCGGGGCATCGGCCAGCGTGTCCTTGAACCAGCCGGGGACAAAATCGACCTGCTCGTCCAGCAACCCGTAGCGCTCGAAATTCGCCTTGACCTGCTCCTGCGAGACTCCCAGGATGCTCGCATGCCGATGCAGCTTAATCCCTTTGTCGGCTTGGTAATTCGCCGTATCCGGCGGAGGTACGCCTTCGAACGAATCACACAGCCACACCTTGCGCGTGCGATCTCCGTACGCCGAGAGAACCGCGCGCATCAAAATCGAAGCGCCGCCACGCCATACGCCGCACTCGACCAGATCGCCGGGAACGCCATCGGTGAGCACCGTCTCGACACACTTCTGCAAGCTGGTGAGTCGCTGCATGCCGATCATCGTCAACGCGTCCGCCGGCCAATCCAGGCCCCGGTCCCGCGCATAGGCGTTGAACGGATATTTGCGCACCAGCATGAAGTTGCGCGCGTTGAAAATCGGCCGCCCCAGCCGGTACCACCCGACCGGCACCAACTCGTCCTGACCATATCGGGTGAGGTCACGACGGAGCAGGTCAAGGTACGCAGACCGCGCGTCGGTATCAGTCACGGTCAAAACGGCCCTCTCCTCGCATACGACTACTCCCAATCACGGAGCCTAGACGCCCTTCGACGTCACCAACGCGTTCCACGGTCTTGTGTCAACTCCCCCGCTCGACCGGTCCCGACCCCCGACAAGGGCTCAAGACCATACCAACCCACAGCATGTTAACTGAGTACCCGGCAGCTAACCTCGGAATCGAGGTGCTGGAGTGCGACTTCGGCCGATTACCCGAACCCGCCCGGCCTCGTACGAGCGGTGTCGGCGCTCCCGCCGATCACGCAAAACGTCCCGAATGGGCGAAGCTTTCCAGCAAATCTGCAGCGCGGGTGACACTGTCCTCGGCCGACGTCATCTGGGTTGCCAGTGCCCGCGCTTTGACAGCGCATTCCGGAGTGAGGATCTCTCGCAGATCCTGGATCAGCGTTTCTTTGGTGGTGACCGAAAACTTCCGGGCAGCACCAACTTTCAGGCGTTTGAGATGGCCACCCCAGAACGGCTGATCGCCTGCGGTCCAGAGGATCAGCGTGGGGATCCCGGCGCGCAGGCCGGCGGCCGTGGTGCCCGAGCCGCCGTGATGCACCACCGCACGGCAACTAGGGAAGACTTTCGCGTAATTCACCGCACCGACCACCTTGACGTGATCGAAATGCGGCACCTCGCTGAAGTCGGCCCAACCGGCGCAGATCAAGGCCCGCTCGCCCAATTGCTCGCAGGCCGCGGCGATCATCTCGACCGTGTCGGTCGGGGTTTCGCTGACCGGCATGCTGCCAAAGCCGAAAACGATTGGCGGTGTGCCCGCGTTCGCCCACTCCAAGACATCGTCGTCGATATCCGTGGTGAGTCCCATCGTCAGCGCGCCGACAAACGGGCGTCGCTCGCCCCATTTCGCCCATTCGGAGGCCAGCCCGGGGAAGCACACCTCGTCGTAGGCCTGAAGTTCCAGGGACCCGCGTTGGGCGATCCGCTTCGGAGAGGCGCAGGTGGTTTTCGGCAGGCCGAGCTTGCGCCGCTGGGCGTCCTCTGCCTTCTTGTTCATCCGCCAGACCATCCAGTCGTACGCGGCCATACCGGTGCGTACCAGCGGCGCCGGCAGGTTTGGGATGAGCTGCCCGTTGGGCCGCATCGGGATGTAATGCAGCACCGCCAAAGGGATGTCGTAGTACTCCGCGACGTTGGTCGCGAGGTCCTGGTACAGCTGGCCGGTGAAGAGCACGTCGGCTCCCGCGGTCAGCGCCGTCAGGGTCTCGCTCATATCCGTCCAGGACCGCAGCACGGGCTCCCAGGCTTCACGCACCAATTCGATCGGACCCTTGATGGTCCAGAACGTGCGGCGGAACCTCGACCAGAAGTTGCGCAGGAACTCGTCGTCCCAGAACGCCTGCATATCGGGTCCGTAGGCGACTGCGTCAAGGCCGGCCGTCTCAGCCAGGCCAAGGAGATTGGGCGGGATGGCCATGCGAACTTCGTGGCCTCGGCGCAGCAGTTCGCGCCCAGCAGCCAGCGAGGGCTCGACATCCCCCCGGGTTCCATAACATGCCAGAGCAAATTTCATCGCGAGGCTAGACCTATCACTTCCCGTCGACCTAGGCAAGCCCAGGCGAGCGCGTTTACTCCTGGTTCACACGGCTTTTGGCTGTCCCGATCAGCCGCAAATTCGCCGTCGTCGCGAACGCGTCAGCGTTCGTCGGTAATGTGCTCGAGCCAACCATCAGACAACGTGATTGGAAGGCTAATGGTTGTCGGCAAACTTGATATTCAAAGACGTTACGCGGCGGACGTAAGCGCAGAAAAGAATCTCTGGCGAATGAAGCATGACGCAGGCGTTCGGTCCCGCGCAATTCGCGGCTCCATTCGGGATTAGGCAAGGCGCTTGGTGCGGGCAAAGTTTTCCACCAGATCGGCGGCGGCGCTGACGCTGTCGGCGGGTTTGGTCATCCGGGTGGCAAGCTCGCGGGCCCTCGTCGCGTATTCCGGGTCAAGGATCCGGCGCAGATCCGCCACCAGCGATTCGCGGTTGGTGCTCGAGAAACGCCGGGTGGTCCCCACTTTCAGCTTTTTGAGCTGAGACCCCCAGATCGTTTGGTTGGGGTCCATCGACAGAATCAAGGTGGGAACGCCCGCCCGCATGCTTGCCGCAGTGGTGCCCGAGCCGCCGTGGTGCACGACGGCGCGGCAGGCGGGAAAGACCTTCGCGTAGTTCACCGCACCCACCACCTTGACGTGGTCGGGAAGCGCGACGCCGCTGAAGTCACTCCAGCCGGCGCACACCAGTGCCCGCTCACCCAACTCCGCGCATGCCGAACTGATCATCTCGATCGTGTCGGCCGGAGATTCCACCGCCATGCTCCCGAAACCGAAGCAGATGGGCGGTGTGCCCGCAGCGATCCAGGACACCACCTCGTCGTCGACCTCGGTCGTCAGCTCCATCGTCAACGTGCCGACGAACGGGCGATGGCCGTCCCACTTCGCCCATTCGTCGGCCAGCCCGGGAAAGCACGCCTCGTCGTAACCCTGGATTTCCAGGGATTGGCGTTTGGCGATGCGGCCCGGCGAAGGGCCGGTCGCCTTCGGCAGGCCGAGTTCACGGCGCTGCGTGTCCTCGACCTTCTTGTTCAGCCGCCAGCAGAACCAGTCGAACGCCTTCATCGAGCAGCGGGCCAGCGGCGGCGGCAGGAACGATACGACCTGGCCGTTGGGCCGCATCGGGACGTGATGCAACGTGGCCAACGGAAGGTCGTAATACTCCGCGACATTGGCGGCCGCTTCCTGGTAGCTCAAACCGGCGAACAGCAGGTCGGCCCCTTCGGCCAGCGACACCAGCGTCGTGTTCATCTGGACCCAGCACTCGTCGCTGAACTCCCACATCTCGTGCCACAGTCGTCTCAGCTGCCGGACCCGCCAGAACCTGCTGAAGAAGGACGTCCACAGGTTGCGGTAGACGTCCAGCCAGGTTCGCGTGTCCAGCCCGTAGGCGACCGCGGGAAGACCGGCCGCCTCGACGAATTCCATCAGGTCAGGCGCGACGGCCATTTGCACATCGTGGCCTCTGCGCTGCAGTTCGCGTGCGACAACGAGAGAGGGCTCGACATCGCCTCGAGTTCCGTAATTTGCCAGCACGAATTTCATTGCCAACTCAGGCCTTTAGGTCTGTTTGGCGTTATGGCTTGCGCCAGAGCACGCCGGTGCCGTCGATTTCTTCGATCTTGGCGGATATTCCATGCTTCTCGCGGTAGTCGGCCACCGCCTGCTCGCACGCTTTCAGCGCGTGGTAGTCGTCGATGATGCAATAGCCGCCGGACGACAAGCGCGGGTAAAGGGCGTCGAGGGCCTGAATCGTGGATTCATACAGGTCGCCGTCGAGCCGCAAGACCGAAATCTGCTCGACCGGAGCGTCGGCCAACGTGTCCTTGAACCAGCCGGGGATGAAACGGACCTGGTCATCGAGCAACCCATAGCGCTCGAAATTCGCCCTGACTTCCGCCTCTGGAACGCCCAGGATCTTCGCGTGGCGGTGCAGCTTAATCCCTTTATCGGCCTTGTAATTCACGGTGTCCGGGGGCGGTACACCGGCGAACGAATCAGCCAGCCACACCGTGCGCGTCCGATCGCCGTAAGCCGAAAGCACCGCGCGCATCAAGATTGAAGCGCCACCACGCCATACGCCGCACTCGACCAGGTCGCCGGGGACCCCGTCGGCCAGCACCGTCTCGACGCAATGCTGCAGACTGGTCAGCCGCTGCATTCCGATCATGGTCAAGGCGTCCGTCGGCCAATCCAGGCCCAAGTCCCGCGCATGCTTGTCGAACGGATATCTACGCACCAGCATGAAATTGCGGCTATTGAATACCGGCCGGCCCAAGCGATACCACCCCACCGGCACCAGCTGATCCTGACCGTACCGGGTGAGTTCACGACGGAGCAGGTCGAGATACGCCGATCGCGAATCGCATTCAGTCGCGGTCAAATCTGCCCCCAATGTCCCATCCTCTAACTCCGATGTGTCAACCGGTTGTTCAGCCTAGTTGCCGACCGGAGTCGGCAACGCGTTTCGCGGATTTCCCTCAAGCCGCCGGGGCGAAACCAGCCATCACCGAGGTGGTCGCAACGTCGGCGTCCACGCCCCAGCTGCGGGCCCCGTAGCGTGTGGGAGTCTACCGTCGATCGCCGGTCGACCTAGCGCGTCCGCTCGAGCTTGCCCAGACCGGTGATCTCGAGACTGACCGACTTCCGCGACCCGGCCGCGCCGAGCAGGAAAATCATGTCGCTTATCGGAGCACCCAACCAAAAGCGCCAGAACGGCTTTCGTAAGAACTTCACGGCGTAGCTGCCCTCGCCTATCAGCCAATACACCGGAATCGCGACCATGCGGTAGAAGATGCGTTTCCAACGGGAAGTGACCATCTCGAGATTCATCTCCATCATCTCGAGGCCCCAGGCCCGGTATTGCCATTCCAGCCCGTAGCGAGATTGAAACTCGAAGAACGCCCGCATTTCACCGTTGGTGACCAGGTACTCGTCGAACACCAGGATCGATCCCGGAACGAAGTGTTCCTTGCACGTCTCCAGCGCGTGCAGGCAACTCTCGTAGGTGTCCAGGTCCATGTGAAACAGCCTGATCGGCGCATCTGGCCGGTCGGCCAGGAACGGCGCGAGCGTGTCGTAGGTGCTGCCCTTGATGAACTGGACTTTACGACCGAGGGCGTCGGGCAGCCCGTCGTGGAAACTGACGCCGGTATCTTGCATGAACCGCTGCGCGAACGGGTCCGACAAGGAGAACGTTCCGCGCTTGACGACATGGTCCTCGAGTTTCCAGTCCTCGACCAAACCCTCGAAGCTGTCGAAGCCGTAAA
This window contains:
- a CDS encoding class I SAM-dependent methyltransferase, whose amino-acid sequence is MANGLDVKTRLLMWWVRGEYWLARKVLPDVYASDGLISFHNDAFLDDPAFQRAYKRGARALPDQDWYQWQWRVHVGLWAAKTASRLDGDFVECGVSYGFLSSAIMEYLDWDSLGKTFYLLDTFAGIDSRFVTEAERESGEYERSQLKLRNGMYVSGVDGVRANFAQWKNQRIIVGAVPETLDEVEAQTVAYLHIDMNCAPPEVAALRHFWPRLTPGAVVLLDDYANRGRDEQRAAMDALAAEFGVAICALPTGQGLLLKPVR
- a CDS encoding TylF/MycF/NovP-related O-methyltransferase, whose translation is MTVTDTDARSAYLDLLRRDLTRYGQDELVPVGWYRLGRPIFNARNFMLVRKYPFNAYARDRGLDWPADALTMIGMQRLTSLQKCVETVLTDGVPGDLVECGVWRGGASILMRAVLSAYGDRTRKVWLCDSFEGVPPPDTANYQADKGIKLHRHASILGVSQEQVKANFERYGLLDEQVDFVPGWFKDTLADAPIEQIAVLRLDGDLYESTIQALDALYPRLSSGGYCIIDDYHALKACEQAVADYRDKHGITAEIEEIDGTGVLWRKP
- a CDS encoding glycosyltransferase produces the protein MKFALACYGTRGDVEPSLAAGRELLRRGHEVRMAIPPNLLGLAETAGLDAVAYGPDMQAFWDDEFLRNFWSRFRRTFWTIKGPIELVREAWEPVLRSWTDMSETLTALTAGADVLFTGQLYQDLATNVAEYYDIPLAVLHYIPMRPNGQLIPNLPAPLVRTGMAAYDWMVWRMNKKAEDAQRRKLGLPKTTCASPKRIAQRGSLELQAYDEVCFPGLASEWAKWGERRPFVGALTMGLTTDIDDDVLEWANAGTPPIVFGFGSMPVSETPTDTVEMIAAACEQLGERALICAGWADFSEVPHFDHVKVVGAVNYAKVFPSCRAVVHHGGSGTTAAGLRAGIPTLILWTAGDQPFWGGHLKRLKVGAARKFSVTTKETLIQDLREILTPECAVKARALATQMTSAEDSVTRAADLLESFAHSGRFA
- a CDS encoding glycosyltransferase; translation: MKFVLANYGTRGDVEPSLVVARELQRRGHDVQMAVAPDLMEFVEAAGLPAVAYGLDTRTWLDVYRNLWTSFFSRFWRVRQLRRLWHEMWEFSDECWVQMNTTLVSLAEGADLLFAGLSYQEAAANVAEYYDLPLATLHHVPMRPNGQVVSFLPPPLARCSMKAFDWFCWRLNKKVEDTQRRELGLPKATGPSPGRIAKRQSLEIQGYDEACFPGLADEWAKWDGHRPFVGTLTMELTTEVDDEVVSWIAAGTPPICFGFGSMAVESPADTIEMISSACAELGERALVCAGWSDFSGVALPDHVKVVGAVNYAKVFPACRAVVHHGGSGTTAASMRAGVPTLILSMDPNQTIWGSQLKKLKVGTTRRFSSTNRESLVADLRRILDPEYATRARELATRMTKPADSVSAAADLVENFARTKRLA
- a CDS encoding TylF/MycF/NovP-related O-methyltransferase codes for the protein MTATECDSRSAYLDLLRRELTRYGQDQLVPVGWYRLGRPVFNSRNFMLVRRYPFDKHARDLGLDWPTDALTMIGMQRLTSLQHCVETVLADGVPGDLVECGVWRGGASILMRAVLSAYGDRTRTVWLADSFAGVPPPDTVNYKADKGIKLHRHAKILGVPEAEVRANFERYGLLDDQVRFIPGWFKDTLADAPVEQISVLRLDGDLYESTIQALDALYPRLSSGGYCIIDDYHALKACEQAVADYREKHGISAKIEEIDGTGVLWRKP
- a CDS encoding class I SAM-dependent methyltransferase; the protein is MGVVVGRRDVERAAVHRLWQAVLIGTALVVATACFFVPALLIPIGAVLVLLVGARIVHPGRDRYIPNLYARDTRIYDDAYRDFIRQTMSDLRRRRIRNHTLLSEASSLAGPSLGDSDELILDLGVWIGWSTRLISDASDRMVYGFDSFEGLVEDWKLEDHVVKRGTFSLSDPFAQRFMQDTGVSFHDGLPDALGRKVQFIKGSTYDTLAPFLADRPDAPIRLFHMDLDTYESCLHALETCKEHFVPGSILVFDEYLVTNGEMRAFFEFQSRYGLEWQYRAWGLEMMEMNLEMVTSRWKRIFYRMVAIPVYWLIGEGSYAVKFLRKPFWRFWLGAPISDMIFLLGAAGSRKSVSLEITGLGKLERTR